One Kazachstania africana CBS 2517 chromosome 9, complete genome genomic region harbors:
- the RLP7 gene encoding Rlp7p (similar to Saccharomyces cerevisiae RLP7 (YNL002C); ancestral locus Anc_1.401) has product MDSKEVLNSNPEVLLRKRRNADRIRIEKQQLSKQRQDTNRKNQTKNKKRFVRIENIVSKTLATTREKERIKRVSKLELKKSKNEIDHLPSEKDYILKVSENSVENDNDDEEEEEEEEEEEDALVTEKIEYDGKSTLLFVIRIKGPNLVNLPHKVNKILTTLRLDEINTGVFIKLTKSVYPLLKLISPYVVIGQPSLSTIRSLIQKRSKIVYNGSEIILNDNNIVEEKLGESGIICIEDMIHEIKSMGESFQTVTHFLLPFKLNNEVSGFNALNKLKRLQARENDSKLKKLVSNSSIAPVIQVDIDNLIARLN; this is encoded by the coding sequence ATGGATTCCAAAGAGGTATTGAACTCAAACCCAGAGGTTTTGTTGCGTAAGAGAAGAAACGCTGACAGGATAAGGATCGAGAAACAGCAACTATCTAAGCAAAGACAAGATACAAACAGAAAGAATCAGACCaagaataagaaaagaTTCGTTAGAATCGAAAATATCGTTTCTAAAACGTTGGCTACCACCagagaaaaggaaagaatCAAGAGAGTTTCCAAATTAgaactgaaaaaatcaaagaatgaaattgatcaTCTTCCATCTGAAAAAGATTACATCTTAAAAGTTAGTGAAAACAGTGTcgaaaatgataatgatgatgaagaagaagaagaagaagaagaagaagaagaagatgctTTGGTCACCGAAAAAATTGAGTACGATGGTAAATCGactttattatttgttaTCAGAATTAAAGGTCCGAATTTAGTCAACTTACCACACAAAGttaacaaaattttaactACTTTAAGattagatgaaatcaaCACAGGtgtcttcatcaaattaACTAAATCAGTGTACCCGCTATTGAAGCTCATCTCTCCTTACGTTGTCATCGGTCAACCTTCTTTATCCACAATTCGTTCTCTCATTCAAAAGAGAAGTAAAATAGTCTATAACGGTTCTGAAATTATATTAAACGATAATAACATagtagaagaaaaattaggTGAATCCGGCATCATTTGTATCGAAGATATGATCCATGAAATTAAATCCATGGGTGAATCATTCCAAACCGTCACTCATTTCCTATTACCTTTCAAGTTAAACAATGAAGTGTCAGGTTTCAACGctttaaataaattgaaaagactACAAGCAAGAGAAAATGACtccaaattgaaaaaattggtttcaaattcttcaatcGCCCCAGTTATTCAAGTCGATATCGACAACTTAATTGCAAGattaaattaa
- the RFX1 gene encoding Rfx1p (similar to Saccharomyces cerevisiae RFX1 (YLR176C); ancestral locus Anc_1.400) produces the protein MVNRQIVSMSSTTSSSDQKKPTSTSPGAASVEFNRNSTSPVALSHIDTGNNAKINSATPTYQRSASSIYNLIHSTSKDYTHTNKPILPSLSSNFNNNNNNNNLNRSHSSILPYTNNNITHHTTFPIISNAQRSIPKLEETDSPPKENIIPSTARRNTQEQLAKQIAEKHVDKPIADYAKIVKDAELKVMNIDPNSNPKSTLQSAEQDREKQRQIYALIWLMKNCQSKHDSYVPRGRIFAQYAASCAQNSLKPLSQASLGKLIRTVFPDLTTRRLGMRGQSKYHYCGLRLMDDTSDNVGINPINDSKLNDKKINTKNFDDQTYEQEPVMKKIKLEDAMDDKLQKIQKTDDLTKELPFLENLFNEIFNNKQTLNDDYQLDLPRIDIEKLPSSIDKDIISSLESLYFIHCNTIFQNVKFFKFDYLSTNNLFLFHPNGLISPQMYNLFISEELYDWIHKCDLITHISIIKFLSNFIINFNRENELIISKLESFIHAYQDQILKSTIDLPVPILTSKLQISKNFTTIIKKLLKLLKFIVRFISSFESFKDGMKKDWEQIVNLDDILEMVTTEKNSEVLMKIKEFVKQNTLTLLNNDSFSLVDIIINTLNFISNSRNFMAQTMIDSYVRFTNTLIGDISLKNSENLLPWLFFNNVTVQLINYSFEITKFVNEIE, from the coding sequence ATGGTCAATAGACAGATCGTGTCCATGTCTAGCACCACATCTTCTTCCGATCAGAAGAAACCAACTTCCACGTCTCCAGGGGCTGCTTCTGTCGAGTTCAATAGGAATTCGACATCTCCAGTAGCTTTATCTCATATAGACACTGGTAACAATGCTAAGATAAATAGTGCCACTCCAACGTACCAGAGATCCGCTTCCTCCATCTACAATCTTATTCATTCAACTTCAAAGGATTATACGCATACGAATAAACCAATCCTTCCAAGTTTGTCatccaatttcaataataataataataataataatttgaatagatCACATTCTTCTATTTTACCTTAcactaataataacattACGCATCATACTACTTTCCCCATTATTAGTAACGCACAAAGGAGTATACCCAAGTTAGAAGAAACTGATAGTCCTCCTaaggaaaatattattcCTTCAACTGCAAGAAGAAATACTCAGGAACAATTAGCTAAACAAATTGCAGAAAAACATGTAGATAAACCTATTGCAGATTATGCAAAGATCGTCAAAGACGCAGAATTGAAAGTAATGAATATCGatccaaattcaaatcCAAAATCAACGTTACAATCTGCTGAACAAGATAGGGAAAAACAGAGACAAATTTACGCTCTTATTTGGctcatgaaaaattgtcaatCGAAACATGACAGTTACGTACCAAGAGGTAGAATTTTCGCTCAATACGCTGCATCTTGTGCTCAAAATAGTTTAAAACCATTATCTCAAGCATCATTGGGTAAATTGATAAGAACAGTTTTCCCAGATTTAACTACAAGAAGATTAGGTATGAGGGGTCAATCGAAATATCATTATTGTGGCTTACGACTAATGGACGATACTAGTGATAATGTTGGTATAAATCCAATCAACGATTCAAAActaaatgataaaaaaattaacaccaaaaattttgatgatcAAACTTATGAACAGGAACCtgtaatgaaaaaaataaaattagaagatgcAATGGATGataaattacaaaaaattcaaaaaactGATGATTTAACAAAAGAATTACCtttcttggaaaatttgttcaatgaaatttttaataataaacaaACTTTAAACGATGATTATCAATTGGATTTACCCAGAATTGACATCGAAAAATTACCAAGTTCAATAGATAAAGATATAATCTCATCATTGGAATCGTTATATTTCATTCATTGTAATacaatattccaaaatgtcaaatttttcaaatttgattaCCTATCAACGAACAATTTATTCCTTTTCCATCCAAATGGCTTAATTTCACCACAAATGTACAATCTGTTTATTTCTGAAGAATTGTACGATTGGATACATAAATGTGACCTCATCACTCATATTTcaatcattaaatttttatcaaatttcattataaaCTTCAATAGAGAAAACGAACTCATCATTTCTAAATTAGAAAGCTTCATTCATGCTTACCAAGatcaaatattaaaatcaaCAATAGACTTACCGGTACCCATtttaacttcaaaattacaaatttccaaaaattttactacgataataaaaaaactTTTAAAACTATTAAAATTTATAGTTAGATTCATAAGTAGttttgaatcatttaaagatggtatgaaaaaagattgggaacaaattgtaaatttaGATGATATCTTAGAAATGGTAACgacagaaaaaaattcagaagtattaatgaaaatcaaagaatttgtAAAACAAAATACTCTAACTTTACTCAATAATGACAGTTTTTCCTTAGTTGACATAATAATCAATACTttaaatttcatttcaaattcaaggAATTTTATGGCACAGACAATGATTGACTCCTATGTTAGATTCACAAATACTCTTATAGGTGACATATCgctgaaaaattctgaaaatttacTGCCTTGgttatttttcaacaacGTTACTGTACAATTAATCAATTATTCCTTTGAAATCACAAAATTCGTGAATGAAATCGAATAG
- the LEU2 gene encoding 3-isopropylmalate dehydrogenase (similar to Saccharomyces cerevisiae LEU2 (YCL018W); ancestral locus Anc_1.402) produces the protein MSSVKNITVFPGDHIGTEIVRETVKVLDAIAEVSPNVSFKYNYQLIGGAAIDATGEPLTDEALQVAKNSDAILLGAVGGPKWGHGLVRPEQGLLKIRKELGVYANLRPCQFVSETLLDLSPLKREIVQGTDFVIVRELVGGIYFGERQEAGDDGVAWDKESYSVPEIQRITRMAAFLALQHNPPLPVWSLDKANVLATSRLWRKTVEETIKNEFPTLTINHHLIDSAAMTLVQNPTKLNGVVITTNMFGDIISDEASVIPGSLGLLPSASLASLPDKNDALGLYEPCHGSAPDLPADHANPIATILSAAMMCKLSLNLTKEGNAIEEAVKRTIDAGIKTGDLGGKNTTTEVGNAVAKFVKEILAN, from the coding sequence ATGTCCTCTGTCAAGAATATAACTGTCTTCCCAGGTGATCACATTGGGACAGAAATTGTAAGAGAAACTGTTAAAGTTCTCGATGCCATTGCAGAAGTTTCTCCAAACGTTAGTTTCAAATACAATTACCAATTGATTGGTGGTGCCGCTATTGACGCCACAGGTGAACCTTTAACGGATGAAGCTTTACAGGTTGCCAAGAACTCCGACGCTATCTTATTAGGTGCTGTCGGTGGACCCAAGTGGGGTCATGGACTCGTTAGACCAGAACAAGGTCTATTAAAAATTCGTAAAGAATTGGGTGTCTATGCAAATTTAAGACCTTGTCAATTTGTTTCAGAGACCTTACTAGATTTATCACCATTAAAGAGAGAAATTGTACAAGGTACAGACTTCGTCATCGTTAGAGAATTGGTTGGTGGTATCTATTTTGGTGAAAGACAAGAAGCTGGTGATGACGGTGTTGCATGGGATAAAGAATCTTATTCTGTTCCTGagattcaaagaattacaagaaTGGCTGCATTCTTGGCATTACAACATAATCCACCTCTACCAGTTTGGTCACTGGATAAGGCAAACGTTCTTGCCACTTCAAGATTATGGAGAAAAACTGTCGAAGAAACTATTAAGAATGAATTCCCAACTTTAACTATTAATCATCACTTAATCGATTCTGCCGCAATGACTTTGGTACAAAATCCAACTAAATTAAACGGTGTTGTCATCACAACTAACATGTTCGGTGATATCATCTCAGATGAAGCATCTGTCATTCCAGGTTCTCTTGGATTATTACCAAGTGCATCTCTTGCATCATTACCTGATAAGAATGATGCTCTTGGTCTATATGAACCATGTCACGGTTCTGCTCCAGATTTACCAGCCGATCATGCAAACCCAATCGCTACCATTTTATCTGCCGCCATGATGTGTAAACTGTCATTGAATTTAACAAAAGAAGGTAATGCCATCGAAGAAGCTGTGAAGAGAACCATCGATGCAGGTATCAAGACAGGTGACCTTGGCGGGAAAAATACAACCACAGAGGTCGGTAACGCTGTAGCCAAGTTCGTTAAGGAAATCTTGGCAAACTAG